In Rhizobium sp. N324, a single genomic region encodes these proteins:
- a CDS encoding KpsF/GutQ family sugar-phosphate isomerase, which yields MNRRAINLVENSVLESAKRTIEIERRGLEALEQAFDNGLAGPFTRAVETIGDISGRVIVTGVGKSGHIGAKLAATFASTGTPAFFVHAAEANHGDLGMIAPDDVVLAISKGGESAELKSIISFTRRFSIPLIAITCSDRSSLATAADIVLLVPNEQEACPNGLAPTTSTLMQLAIGDALAVALLEARGFTATDFHVFHPGGKLGASLMHVADIMHTGERLPLVARGTAMPEAITVLSRKHFGCVGVLDENGRLCGIVTEGDMARNLTRNLAELAVDDIMTRTPKTVKPTMLATAALALLNQHHIGALIVIDDERRPVGLVHFHDLLRIGVA from the coding sequence ATGAACAGAAGAGCGATAAACCTCGTTGAAAACAGCGTGCTCGAATCGGCAAAACGCACGATAGAGATCGAAAGACGCGGTCTTGAGGCGCTCGAACAGGCCTTCGACAATGGATTGGCCGGCCCCTTCACACGCGCAGTCGAAACCATCGGAGACATCTCCGGCCGCGTCATCGTCACCGGCGTCGGTAAAAGCGGGCATATCGGCGCCAAGCTTGCGGCGACGTTCGCGTCAACCGGGACGCCTGCCTTTTTCGTGCATGCGGCGGAGGCCAATCACGGCGACCTCGGCATGATCGCGCCCGACGACGTGGTGTTGGCGATTTCCAAAGGCGGCGAGAGCGCCGAGCTCAAAAGCATCATCTCCTTTACGCGGCGTTTCTCCATTCCGCTGATCGCGATCACCTGCAGCGACCGTTCCTCGCTTGCAACAGCGGCCGATATCGTCCTTCTCGTGCCGAACGAGCAGGAGGCCTGCCCGAACGGGCTGGCGCCGACAACCTCGACGCTGATGCAGCTTGCAATCGGCGACGCGCTGGCCGTGGCGCTGTTGGAGGCGCGCGGCTTTACCGCCACGGATTTCCACGTCTTCCATCCCGGCGGCAAGCTGGGCGCGAGCCTGATGCATGTCGCCGATATCATGCATACCGGCGAGCGGCTGCCGCTCGTGGCCAGGGGCACGGCGATGCCGGAGGCGATCACCGTGCTGTCGCGCAAGCATTTCGGCTGCGTCGGCGTGCTTGACGAGAATGGGCGGCTCTGCGGCATCGTCACCGAAGGCGACATGGCGCGCAACCTGACCCGCAATCTTGCCGAACTTGCCGTCGACGACATCATGACGCGGACGCCGAAGACGGTGAAGCCGACAATGCTGGCGACCGCGGCGCTGGCGCTGCTCAACCAGCATCACATCGGCGCGCTGATCGTCATCGACGACGAGCGCCGCCCGGTCGGGCTGGTGCATTTCCACGATCTGCTGCGGATCGGCGTCGCCTGA
- a CDS encoding outer membrane beta-barrel protein — MGQPKQTSSVTPLRAMSRAVCFTAFGSLLLGQTPAFAQSASLQSATSRAVSSENNRATSGAASEAGFDDGSDGLAAPAANSAATNADDAQRPAIPDAQSGDDITGSILDEDIRRLNTREAPIDDTLPRRKAAESASTAETPGIPIGTFVLRPSVTQSINTETTKDGNTREQRSFLETDAAATLTSDWGLHQLTVTSEGAWQKNVSGEGEEQPSFKINSDLRLDLPDDTVAHLTAGYNFYREDTDDPDAIANAAQQSDVQEFTAGASVQRDFGILRGTTALALSRSIYSDATLSNGATVTLSDRDQTTGTLRGRVGYELSPALIPFIEATVGRTLYDETRDSAGYERSGHSYGAKAGVEVDLGEKLKGEVGVGYAMADFEDSRLSSIDTATLDASLLWSPIRGTDVNFDLQTSIQPSTTAGESGYVSHALTTTVTHQLRDNLVGTMIGGVIWRDYPTDSTINDELVYTAATGLTWNINRYLDLTSTLGYELTTRKDGDDSQQFRAGVGLKLKR, encoded by the coding sequence ATGGGCCAACCAAAACAGACGAGCAGTGTGACGCCGCTCCGCGCCATGAGCCGTGCCGTCTGCTTTACTGCGTTCGGCAGCCTGCTTCTCGGCCAGACACCGGCTTTCGCGCAGTCCGCTTCGTTGCAGTCGGCGACCAGTCGCGCAGTATCCTCCGAGAACAATCGCGCTACGAGCGGGGCGGCATCCGAAGCCGGTTTCGATGACGGGAGCGACGGTTTGGCCGCGCCGGCGGCAAACAGTGCGGCCACAAACGCAGACGATGCCCAGAGGCCCGCCATACCGGACGCGCAATCCGGCGACGACATTACCGGCTCCATCCTCGACGAGGACATTCGCCGGCTGAACACCCGCGAAGCGCCGATCGACGACACGCTGCCGCGCCGCAAGGCTGCCGAAAGCGCCTCGACGGCGGAAACCCCGGGCATTCCGATCGGCACCTTCGTGCTGCGCCCGAGCGTCACCCAGAGCATCAACACCGAGACCACCAAGGACGGCAATACCAGAGAGCAGCGCTCCTTCCTCGAAACCGATGCGGCCGCGACGCTGACCTCAGACTGGGGCCTACACCAGCTGACAGTAACCTCGGAAGGCGCCTGGCAAAAGAATGTCAGCGGCGAAGGCGAGGAGCAACCTTCCTTCAAGATCAACAGCGACCTCAGGCTGGATCTTCCCGACGATACGGTCGCCCACCTCACCGCAGGTTATAATTTCTATCGGGAAGATACAGACGACCCCGACGCCATTGCCAATGCCGCGCAACAGTCCGACGTGCAGGAATTCACAGCCGGCGCCTCCGTTCAACGCGATTTCGGCATCCTGCGCGGCACGACGGCACTGGCGCTGAGCCGCTCGATCTATTCCGATGCCACGCTTTCGAACGGCGCGACCGTGACCTTGAGCGACCGCGACCAGACGACGGGCACGCTGCGCGGCCGCGTCGGCTATGAGCTGTCGCCCGCGCTCATCCCCTTCATCGAAGCCACGGTCGGCCGTACTCTCTATGACGAAACGCGCGACTCCGCCGGTTACGAACGTTCGGGTCACAGCTATGGCGCCAAGGCCGGCGTCGAAGTCGATCTCGGCGAAAAGCTCAAGGGTGAGGTCGGTGTCGGCTACGCGATGGCCGATTTTGAAGACAGCCGTCTGTCTTCGATCGATACCGCGACGCTCGATGCGAGCCTGCTCTGGTCGCCGATCCGCGGCACCGACGTCAATTTCGACCTGCAGACGAGCATCCAGCCCTCGACCACGGCGGGCGAGAGTGGCTACGTCTCGCACGCCTTGACCACGACGGTCACCCACCAGCTGCGCGACAATCTGGTGGGCACGATGATCGGCGGCGTCATATGGCGCGACTATCCCACTGACAGCACCATCAACGACGAGCTGGTCTACACCGCGGCGACTGGGCTGACCTGGAATATCAACCGCTATCTCGATCTGACCAGCACGCTCGGCTACGAGCTGACCACGCGCAAGGATGGCGACGACTCGCAGCAATTCCGCGCCGGCGTCGGCCTGAAGCTCAAACGCTAG
- a CDS encoding LysR family transcriptional regulator, which produces MQIDLIETFLDLMETRSFNRTAERLNITQSTVSHRVKALEAQFNRKLFTRNKGGTAPTASGLRFLDHAKALQYQWHEATRAVENAGAYERSMRLGIQHDLAEIFAGRWLSAVRAELPATSIYVEADYSIQMNRDLAAGDLDLAVLYTPHYLPDLHYERIGEMTYHLVSTVACTVGALRPETYIQAIYSPAFDRAHRLALPHLSAAPLASGQNTAITGLLTTLGGAAYVMKSSAARLAEEGVAFPIEDAPPIQQTVYAATSIRTRHAHQHRRIIGILQDLIASA; this is translated from the coding sequence ATGCAGATTGATCTTATCGAGACTTTTCTCGACCTGATGGAAACCCGCAGCTTCAATCGCACGGCCGAACGGTTGAACATTACGCAATCAACCGTTTCCCATCGCGTTAAGGCGCTGGAGGCGCAGTTCAACCGAAAGCTCTTCACGCGCAACAAGGGTGGCACCGCGCCGACAGCGTCGGGCCTGCGTTTCCTCGATCATGCGAAAGCTCTGCAATACCAGTGGCATGAGGCAACCCGAGCAGTCGAGAATGCGGGCGCCTATGAGCGATCCATGCGGCTTGGCATTCAGCACGACCTTGCCGAAATCTTTGCCGGGCGCTGGCTTTCCGCGGTCCGCGCCGAGCTGCCTGCGACATCGATCTACGTGGAAGCGGACTACTCGATCCAGATGAACCGAGACCTCGCAGCTGGAGATCTCGATCTGGCCGTTCTCTATACTCCGCACTACCTGCCCGACCTTCACTATGAGAGAATCGGGGAAATGACATATCATCTGGTCAGCACCGTCGCCTGCACCGTCGGCGCACTTCGACCCGAAACCTATATCCAGGCCATCTATTCACCGGCCTTCGACCGTGCCCACAGACTGGCTTTGCCGCATCTGTCGGCAGCGCCGCTGGCGTCGGGGCAGAACACCGCCATTACGGGTTTGCTGACGACGCTGGGAGGCGCCGCCTACGTCATGAAAAGCAGCGCCGCGCGACTTGCCGAGGAGGGTGTCGCTTTCCCGATAGAGGACGCTCCCCCTATTCAACAGACGGTCTATGCCGCAACCAGCATCCGCACACGTCACGCCCATCAGCACCGCCGCATCATCGGCATCCTGCAGGATCTGATAGCATCAGCCTGA
- a CDS encoding GcvT family protein gives MSNLPSQARVVIIGGGAVGVSALYHLAMAGWTDAVLLEKNELTAGSTWHAAGNVPTFSSSWSIMNMQRYSASLYRELGAQVGYPMNYHVTGSIRLGHSNERLQEFKRVVGMGRYQGMDLDILSPEQIKSKYPFVETHDLIGALHDPHDGDIDPAQLTQALAKGARDLGARIFRFCPATGARRENDEWVVSTPEGDIRCEYVVNAAGYYAREVGKWFGREVPMMVMSHQYMLFEEIPELAAWSKEVGHKLPLLRDVDSSYYLRQEKTGMNLGPYERNCKAHWLTPDDPMPEDFSFQLFPDDLERLEWYLNDAVERVPILGTAGLSRMINGPIPYTPDGNPLIGPMPGVPNAFEACVFTFGICQAGGAGKVLAEWVTEGQTEWDMWSCDPRRYTRFASDQDYCVAKGMEVYGHEYAMHFPKHAWPAGRNRKLSPIHDRIAALGAQFKPYNGWERANWYAKSSDDTSEQSTQTWNRAGPWQKRIEEECLAVRDAAGILDLPGFSRYRLQGEGARDWLLGLITGKVPKPGRIGLAYFADDKGRIVTEMSLMALEENLLFLTTAATAQWHDFAWLQKHLPKDARFTLDDVTDSLACQILSGPKSRAILAEITDADLSKSWLTHQSCQIAGRRLQLVRVSFVGELGWELHTKVDDTATVFDAVWAAGRKHGLKPFGMEALDSLRIEKGYRAWKGDLSTDYTVLQGGLERFVDWAKPDFKGKAALEREKQQGVTKRFVTLAVDAGECDAPYMSTLWRDGQVVGETTSGNWGYRVGKSVALGMLRSDLALPGTELEVEIFGDRFKAVVQPDRPLWDPENERLRA, from the coding sequence ATGTCGAATTTGCCGTCTCAAGCGCGTGTTGTGATCATCGGGGGAGGCGCTGTCGGCGTCTCCGCACTCTATCATCTGGCCATGGCGGGCTGGACCGACGCGGTGCTTCTGGAAAAAAACGAATTGACTGCCGGATCGACTTGGCATGCGGCCGGCAATGTGCCGACGTTTTCTTCCTCCTGGTCGATCATGAACATGCAGCGCTATTCGGCCTCGCTCTATCGCGAGCTGGGCGCTCAGGTCGGCTATCCGATGAACTACCACGTGACCGGCTCGATCCGGCTCGGCCACTCGAACGAGCGGCTGCAGGAATTCAAGCGTGTGGTCGGCATGGGACGCTATCAGGGCATGGACCTCGACATCCTATCGCCCGAGCAGATCAAGTCGAAATACCCCTTTGTCGAGACCCATGACCTCATCGGCGCGCTCCACGATCCGCATGACGGCGACATCGATCCGGCGCAGCTGACCCAGGCCTTGGCAAAGGGCGCGCGCGATCTGGGGGCGAGGATCTTCCGCTTCTGTCCCGCAACCGGCGCGCGCCGGGAAAACGACGAATGGGTCGTTTCCACCCCGGAGGGTGACATCCGCTGCGAATATGTCGTCAATGCCGCCGGCTATTACGCCCGCGAAGTCGGCAAATGGTTCGGCCGCGAGGTGCCGATGATGGTGATGAGCCATCAGTACATGCTGTTCGAAGAAATTCCTGAGCTTGCGGCCTGGTCGAAGGAGGTAGGCCACAAGCTGCCGCTGCTGCGAGACGTCGATAGCTCCTATTATCTGCGGCAGGAAAAGACCGGAATGAACCTCGGTCCCTATGAGCGCAATTGTAAGGCGCATTGGCTGACGCCCGACGATCCGATGCCGGAGGATTTCTCCTTCCAGCTTTTCCCCGACGATCTCGAGCGGCTCGAATGGTATCTCAATGACGCAGTCGAGCGCGTGCCGATCCTCGGCACCGCCGGTCTGTCACGCATGATCAACGGGCCCATTCCCTATACACCGGATGGCAATCCGCTGATCGGGCCGATGCCGGGCGTGCCGAATGCGTTTGAGGCGTGCGTCTTCACTTTCGGTATCTGCCAGGCGGGCGGTGCCGGCAAGGTGCTGGCCGAATGGGTGACCGAAGGGCAGACCGAATGGGACATGTGGTCCTGCGACCCACGTCGCTACACGCGCTTTGCTTCCGACCAGGATTACTGCGTCGCCAAGGGCATGGAAGTTTACGGCCACGAATATGCGATGCATTTCCCGAAACACGCCTGGCCTGCCGGTCGCAACAGGAAACTCTCGCCGATCCATGATCGGATCGCGGCGCTTGGTGCGCAATTCAAGCCCTATAATGGCTGGGAACGCGCCAACTGGTATGCCAAATCAAGCGATGACACGTCAGAACAATCAACGCAGACCTGGAATCGGGCGGGGCCGTGGCAAAAACGGATCGAGGAGGAATGCCTGGCAGTGCGTGATGCTGCGGGCATTCTCGATCTGCCAGGCTTTTCCCGCTACCGCCTGCAGGGTGAGGGCGCCCGCGACTGGCTGCTCGGCTTGATCACTGGCAAGGTGCCGAAACCCGGCCGCATCGGACTTGCCTATTTTGCTGACGACAAAGGCCGTATCGTCACCGAAATGTCGCTGATGGCGCTTGAAGAGAACCTTCTCTTCTTGACCACGGCAGCGACAGCGCAGTGGCACGATTTCGCATGGTTGCAGAAGCATCTGCCGAAAGACGCGCGATTCACCCTCGACGATGTGACGGACAGTTTGGCCTGCCAGATCCTGTCAGGGCCGAAATCGCGTGCCATCCTCGCAGAAATCACGGATGCCGATCTTTCCAAGTCCTGGCTGACACACCAGTCCTGCCAGATAGCAGGCCGCCGGCTGCAGCTGGTGCGCGTTTCCTTCGTCGGCGAGCTCGGCTGGGAGCTTCACACGAAGGTGGACGACACGGCCACGGTCTTCGACGCGGTCTGGGCTGCAGGCCGGAAGCATGGCCTGAAGCCATTCGGCATGGAAGCACTCGACAGCCTGCGCATCGAAAAGGGCTACCGCGCCTGGAAGGGCGACCTTTCGACCGATTACACCGTGCTGCAGGGCGGGCTGGAGCGTTTCGTCGACTGGGCAAAACCCGATTTCAAAGGCAAGGCGGCGCTCGAGCGCGAGAAGCAGCAGGGTGTGACGAAGCGCTTCGTCACATTGGCCGTCGATGCCGGCGAATGCGACGCCCCCTATATGTCGACGCTCTGGCGCGACGGTCAGGTGGTGGGAGAGACAACGTCGGGCAACTGGGGCTACCGCGTCGGCAAATCCGTGGCGCTCGGCATGCTGCGGTCGGATCTGGCGCTGCCTGGCACGGAGCTGGAGGTTGAAATTTTCGGCGACCGGTTCAAGGCCGTCGTCCAGCCCGACCGGCCGTTGTGGGACCCCGAAAACGAGAGGCTGCGAGCATGA
- a CDS encoding GcvT family protein, whose translation MTKPIPQKAHAVIIGGGVSGCSIAYHLAKLGWTDVVLLERKQLTSGTTWHAAGLIGQLRASQNMTRLAKYSADLYARLEAETGIATGMRQNGSITVALTEERKEEIYRQASLARAFKIDVREISPEEAKALYPHLNIGDIKAAVHLPLDGQCDPTNIAMALAKGARQHGANIIEGVKVIEVLARDGRVVGVVCEQAGERFSIETENVVNAAGMWGRDLARQSGVALPLHACEHFYIVTEPVGGLKSLPVLRVPDECAYYKEDAGKMLIGAFEPVAKPWPPAGEAIREDFCFDQLPEDFDHFQPILEMAINRMPMLETAGIHTFFNGPESFTPDDRYYLGEAPELKGYWVAAGYNSIGIVSSGGAGMALAQWMNDGEPPFDLWEVDIRRAQPFQKNRLYLKERVTETLGLLYADHFPYRQMATARGIRRSPIHEHLAARGAVFGEVAGWERANWFARDGQEREYKYSWRRQNWFENQREEHLAIRTGVGLFDMTSFGKIRVEGRDACRFLQRLCANQIDVPAGRIVYTQMLNRRGGIESDLTATRLTETAFLLIVPGATLQRDLAWLRRHVADENVVLTDMTAAESVLCVMGPKSRQLMQRISPDDFSNDAHPFGTAREIEIGMGLARAHRVTYVGELGWELYVSTDQAAHVFEALELAGLDLGLKLCGIHTLDSCRIEKGFRHFGHDITDEDHVLEAGLGFAVKTGKGEFLGRDAVLRKQETGLDRRLVQFKLTDPEPLLFHNEAIIRDGEIVGTITSGNYGHFLGGAIGLGYVPCEGESVAKVLGSFYEIEIAGTRVRAEPSLAPMYDPNAARVRM comes from the coding sequence ATGACGAAACCCATCCCCCAAAAGGCACACGCGGTGATCATCGGCGGCGGGGTGTCAGGCTGTTCCATCGCCTACCATCTGGCGAAGCTTGGCTGGACCGATGTCGTATTGCTCGAACGCAAACAGCTCACCTCAGGCACCACATGGCACGCGGCGGGCCTCATCGGTCAGCTCCGCGCCTCGCAAAACATGACGCGCCTCGCCAAATATTCGGCCGACCTCTACGCCAGGCTGGAGGCCGAAACCGGCATCGCCACCGGCATGCGCCAAAATGGCTCGATCACCGTTGCCCTGACCGAAGAGCGTAAGGAAGAGATCTACCGTCAAGCCTCGTTGGCCCGGGCGTTCAAAATCGACGTTCGCGAGATTTCGCCGGAAGAGGCGAAGGCGCTTTACCCGCATCTCAACATCGGTGACATCAAGGCAGCGGTTCACCTGCCGCTCGACGGACAATGCGACCCGACAAACATCGCCATGGCGCTCGCCAAGGGAGCTCGGCAGCACGGTGCGAACATCATCGAAGGCGTAAAGGTCATCGAGGTGCTCGCGAGGGATGGTCGAGTCGTCGGCGTCGTCTGCGAGCAGGCCGGCGAGCGTTTCAGCATCGAGACGGAAAATGTCGTCAACGCCGCCGGCATGTGGGGCAGAGATCTCGCTCGGCAATCCGGCGTCGCCTTGCCGCTACATGCCTGCGAGCATTTCTACATCGTCACCGAGCCGGTTGGGGGGCTGAAGTCTCTGCCTGTGCTGCGTGTGCCGGACGAGTGCGCTTATTACAAGGAAGATGCCGGCAAGATGCTCATCGGCGCCTTCGAGCCGGTCGCCAAGCCCTGGCCGCCGGCGGGCGAGGCGATCCGCGAGGACTTTTGCTTCGACCAATTGCCGGAGGATTTCGACCACTTCCAGCCGATCCTCGAAATGGCGATCAACCGGATGCCGATGCTGGAAACTGCCGGCATCCACACCTTCTTCAACGGCCCGGAGAGCTTTACGCCCGACGATCGCTACTATTTAGGCGAGGCGCCGGAACTGAAAGGGTATTGGGTGGCGGCCGGATACAATTCGATCGGCATCGTATCTTCTGGCGGCGCCGGTATGGCGCTTGCTCAATGGATGAACGACGGCGAACCGCCCTTCGATCTCTGGGAGGTAGACATCCGCCGCGCCCAGCCCTTCCAGAAGAACCGGCTCTATCTGAAGGAGCGTGTCACGGAGACGCTCGGCCTGCTTTACGCGGACCATTTCCCTTATCGGCAGATGGCGACCGCGCGCGGTATACGCCGCTCGCCGATCCATGAGCACCTTGCGGCGCGTGGCGCCGTGTTCGGCGAAGTGGCTGGCTGGGAGCGCGCCAACTGGTTTGCCAGGGACGGGCAAGAGCGGGAATACAAGTATAGCTGGCGGCGACAGAACTGGTTTGAAAACCAACGCGAGGAACATCTGGCAATCAGGACCGGCGTCGGTCTCTTCGACATGACCTCCTTTGGCAAAATCCGGGTCGAAGGGCGCGACGCCTGTCGCTTCCTGCAACGGCTCTGCGCGAACCAGATAGACGTGCCCGCCGGCCGTATCGTCTACACGCAGATGCTGAACCGTCGTGGCGGCATCGAAAGTGACCTCACCGCAACCCGGCTGACCGAAACCGCCTTCTTGCTCATTGTTCCAGGGGCGACACTGCAGCGGGATCTTGCCTGGTTGCGCAGGCACGTGGCCGATGAAAATGTCGTGCTTACCGATATGACGGCCGCCGAAAGCGTGCTCTGCGTGATGGGTCCGAAGTCACGTCAGCTGATGCAGAGGATCAGCCCTGACGATTTCTCCAACGACGCTCATCCCTTCGGCACCGCGCGGGAAATCGAGATCGGCATGGGACTGGCTCGCGCTCACCGCGTCACCTATGTCGGCGAGCTCGGCTGGGAGCTTTATGTCTCCACCGACCAGGCCGCCCACGTTTTTGAGGCGCTGGAACTGGCAGGCCTGGACCTCGGTCTGAAGCTTTGCGGCATCCACACGCTCGATAGCTGCCGCATCGAAAAGGGGTTCCGCCATTTTGGCCATGACATTACCGATGAGGATCATGTGCTGGAAGCGGGTCTTGGCTTCGCCGTCAAGACGGGCAAAGGCGAGTTCCTCGGCCGCGATGCCGTCTTGCGCAAGCAGGAAACGGGCCTTGATCGCCGGCTGGTGCAATTCAAGCTCACAGATCCTGAACCGTTGCTCTTTCACAACGAGGCAATCATCCGCGACGGAGAGATCGTCGGCACGATAACCTCCGGTAATTACGGCCATTTCCTCGGCGGTGCAATCGGGCTGGGTTACGTGCCCTGTGAGGGTGAGAGCGTGGCGAAAGTGCTTGGCTCATTTTACGAGATCGAGATTGCAGGAACGAGGGTGAGAGCCGAGCCATCCCTTGCGCCGATGTATGATCCGAATGCCGCGAGGGTCCGGATGTGA
- a CDS encoding aromatic ring-hydroxylating oxygenase subunit alpha, giving the protein MLAHETQTPAAPSVDRIDQLIAAHKPGHGLARPFYMDPDIYERDLERVFRRHWHCLAHESVVPKPNDFEVFRMASEQVIVTRHADGTIHALLNVCRHRGAEVCTRDKGNARVFVCPYHAWTYGNDGSLKAARLMPKDFKREDYGLKTLHVRVVEGLIFISFADDPLDFSEVENLLHATCGQYGWRQAKVAHRQTYPVDANWKLAVENYVECYHCGPAHPEYSQTHALEQPLHMIEALNAAMEERTCALGIAVGSGDHWQTSATGREAIHAFRYALYDGVKTGSQDGSPLSMLMGRFTEFDGGVTSVHLGGTSFLVCYPDHGMIYRFIPKGPTACEMELIWLVNSEAEEGRDYDLAKLVWLWTVTTDEDKAIIEHTSRGVLSHYFLPGPIAPMEQNELRYIDWYLDEISRPN; this is encoded by the coding sequence ATGCTAGCACATGAAACCCAAACACCGGCTGCGCCATCGGTCGACCGCATCGATCAGCTCATTGCGGCTCATAAGCCGGGCCACGGTCTTGCCCGGCCATTCTACATGGATCCGGACATTTATGAGCGTGATCTGGAGCGCGTGTTCCGCCGCCATTGGCATTGCCTCGCGCATGAGAGCGTTGTTCCGAAGCCGAATGACTTCGAAGTGTTTCGCATGGCCTCGGAGCAGGTGATCGTCACGCGACATGCCGATGGAACAATTCATGCGCTGCTCAATGTCTGCCGCCATCGCGGCGCCGAGGTCTGCACCCGGGATAAGGGCAATGCCCGTGTTTTCGTCTGTCCCTACCATGCCTGGACCTATGGCAATGACGGAAGCCTGAAGGCAGCAAGGCTGATGCCAAAAGATTTCAAGCGGGAGGATTATGGACTGAAGACGCTGCATGTCCGTGTGGTCGAAGGCTTGATCTTCATTTCCTTCGCAGACGACCCGCTCGATTTCTCCGAGGTCGAAAATCTGCTCCATGCGACCTGCGGCCAATATGGCTGGCGGCAGGCTAAGGTAGCGCATCGGCAGACCTATCCTGTCGACGCCAACTGGAAGCTGGCGGTGGAAAACTATGTGGAATGCTACCATTGCGGCCCGGCGCACCCCGAATATTCGCAGACTCATGCGCTGGAACAGCCGCTGCACATGATCGAGGCGCTGAACGCCGCGATGGAGGAACGCACATGCGCCCTCGGCATCGCGGTCGGTTCCGGCGATCACTGGCAGACATCCGCGACGGGCAGAGAAGCCATCCACGCGTTCCGCTATGCGCTTTACGACGGTGTTAAGACCGGCAGCCAAGACGGCTCGCCGCTCAGCATGCTGATGGGCCGATTTACGGAATTTGATGGCGGCGTCACCTCAGTCCATCTCGGTGGCACCTCATTTCTCGTCTGCTATCCTGACCACGGTATGATCTATCGCTTCATTCCGAAGGGCCCGACAGCTTGCGAGATGGAACTGATCTGGCTCGTCAACAGTGAAGCCGAGGAGGGCAGAGACTATGATCTCGCCAAGCTCGTGTGGCTCTGGACGGTGACGACCGACGAGGACAAGGCCATCATCGAGCATACGTCGCGCGGCGTTCTCTCGCATTATTTTTTGCCGGGACCGATCGCGCCGATGGAGCAGAACGAGCTGCGCTATATCGATTGGTATCTGGACGAGATCAGCCGGCCGAACTGA
- the galU gene encoding UTP--glucose-1-phosphate uridylyltransferase GalU, which produces MAQHNKVRKAVFPVAGLGTRFLPATKAVPKEMLTVVDKPIIQYVVDEAIEAGIEHLVFVTGRNKHVIEDYFDIHFELEQTLKERAKKAEITLLAQQLPKAGTVSFTRQQEPLGLGHAVWCAREIVGDEPFALLLPDMIMKGDKGCMKGMIDLYGQSGGNIIAVEECAPDQAHKYGIVGVGEAIGEGFRITGMVEKPAKGTAPSNFFINGRYILQPEIFKILETQERGAGNEIQLTDGMLKLLKEQDFAGYHFRGTTYDCGAKDGFILANVAYALERADIRPTVEGGFKELLAGLR; this is translated from the coding sequence GTGGCTCAACACAACAAAGTTCGTAAAGCAGTATTTCCGGTTGCCGGGTTGGGAACGCGATTCCTCCCTGCAACCAAGGCTGTTCCGAAAGAAATGTTGACCGTCGTCGACAAGCCGATCATTCAATATGTCGTCGACGAGGCGATCGAGGCCGGGATCGAACATCTGGTTTTCGTCACCGGACGCAACAAGCACGTCATCGAAGATTATTTCGACATCCATTTCGAGCTGGAGCAGACGCTCAAGGAGCGCGCCAAGAAGGCTGAGATTACCCTTCTCGCCCAGCAATTGCCGAAGGCCGGCACGGTGAGCTTCACCCGCCAGCAGGAGCCGCTCGGCCTCGGCCACGCGGTCTGGTGCGCCCGCGAGATCGTCGGTGACGAGCCCTTCGCTCTGCTGCTGCCCGATATGATCATGAAGGGCGACAAGGGCTGCATGAAGGGCATGATCGACCTTTACGGCCAAAGCGGCGGCAATATCATCGCCGTCGAGGAATGCGCGCCCGATCAGGCGCATAAATACGGCATCGTCGGCGTCGGCGAGGCGATCGGCGAGGGCTTCCGAATCACCGGCATGGTGGAAAAGCCCGCCAAGGGAACGGCGCCTTCCAACTTCTTCATCAACGGCCGCTACATCCTGCAGCCGGAGATTTTCAAGATCCTCGAAACTCAGGAGCGCGGCGCCGGCAACGAGATCCAGCTCACCGACGGCATGCTGAAGCTGCTGAAGGAACAGGATTTTGCCGGGTATCACTTCCGCGGCACGACCTACGACTGCGGCGCCAAGGATGGCTTCATCCTGGCAAATGTCGCCTACGCCCTCGAACGCGCCGATATCCGCCCGACCGTCGAAGGCGGTTTCAAGGAATTGCTGGCCGGCCTGCGGTAA